A segment of the Ipomoea triloba cultivar NCNSP0323 chromosome 1, ASM357664v1 genome:
TACTTGTAACGATTTAATTAACAAACTAATTTAATACAAATTATTCTGTAAGCAAATAAAAGAATAGATATTAATAAGAACACGGTAACCTCCATACTATACTCTTAgctattataattaatatatttttttgaatactgctattataattaatatgtatGAAGGGTAGTTAATAAGAACAATATGAAAAATAGATATTCCCATGTTGTGCAAGTAGACAAATGTTTTACGTGTTCGAGACTATTGTCGATCAACTACTAATTAATTCAGTATTATCTATTATATAGCAGGTGCTTAATTGCTATGTTATTacctaatattaattaagtattACCGTGtagaaaatttataaattgacTAAACCGGAACTACATTCgtaaattcttgatttaattttcaatctatatatatatatattataattctaaaaatatgaagATAAAAAACATGAACTATCTATAAAATTTAGACCTACACCACCACTAATATGATGGACTGATGGTCGCCTAATCGAAGATCAACTTAATTCCTCCAGCTTCCATCGGAAGCACCACCACCCCTCGAATAACCACCACCATAATCGCGGTCGTTGCCGCCATATCCACGGTCACCGCCACCATAGCTACGGTCGCCACAACCATATCCACGGGCACGGCCACCACCGTAACCTCCACCATAACCACCTTCCCGTCGACCGTATCCGCCTCCGCCTCCGCCCTCACAGCGACCACCACGGAAATATCCGCCTCCGCCTCCGCTTCCGCGAGACTGTGCTTCATTAATGGTAATGTTACGACCGTCTAGGCTCTGGCCATTCATAGCCTCGATGGCGTCCCTCATGGAATGTTCGTACTTGAAGGTGACAAAGCCAAATCCCCTGGATCTACCAGTCTCACGATCATTGATAATCTAAACAAACAAAAGAGGCAACAACAGATCAGATCTGCTTCCAATCATCCGAAATCAGAATCAAAACAACCGAATTAACACATGCACATATAGATTCTAATAAAAGGGGATGAAACAAAACTGGATCAATCTTCAACTCTTAACGAAAGAGGAAGACGGAACGTACCATTTCACGATTAGGAATAACAGTAACATAAAAGTAACAGAGAGAACAGTAGATCAAGTAACAGAGGATATTAGTAACAGAGAGATCAAGTCGGATCGGATCCGATCACTGCTCTGGCATCAACAGACCTTCGATTCGAGAATCTCGCCATGCTGACCGAAAGTCTCATCAAGGGTTCGTTCGGTGGTGGCCCAGGCCAAGCCACCGACGAAACACCTAAACTCAACATCTGCGCAAGCCATttttagaggaaaaaaaagCCACGGAGAATGCTCACACAGATTGAATCGGATTGCAAAATCTAAGTGATCAACCCCTATATATTCTAATAAGGGACCTTTGCTTTCAAATTAAAATCGTAAACCGTCTAATCCCTCCCTTAATTGAGTGATAACTAatctataattaatattattttatcatttaccatattactaaaataccctacttttgggcgggaaaacttgggaggaggatattgtttttatatatagtatatatatatttttttcacttttatatatttatatatattagtgatTGGGAAATAAATGAGCACTGTGTTAAtaaaacatcaaaatttatatttgataaaataacgGTTCAGAACAATTACAAATAGCAACGTTTGGGGTTCGCGTTACATCCTTCATCAAAATACCttccattttatatattaaaaaaattaattatgttattcAAAATTAAAGTCTGTAGCTCGGTTTTCTATTCTCTTGCTCATCTGATGTGGGATGGGCAAAAGGAGAAACTAAAGGGGCATGAAGGGAGCTCAATaccctttttgttttgttttgttttgtttttctttttttaacttCCAATGTGGGATCAGAAATGATCCCacatctttttgttttgttttttttttcttatcattattatatttatttatttattaattattattattatatatgtatatccttttggtcattttacatgttaacccctaatctaaacagttaattttatcaaacatctttttacaaatcgCAGATACAATCCGCTGAGTAAATCCGTTATTTGTTAACCGCTGATTGCTAAACAAGCccgatgtaaaaaaaaaaaagaaattttcatATGCACAGAGAAGAGTGATAATtcccatttaatttttttttttttggttataaaAAGGGATGTGAAAATGTCTATAATAAAGGAGGTCTCCGACAACTCCTTGACAAATGCaaatagaaaatatttccacatgCATCAACCCTACAATCAAATTAAAACGTTAACAGGAGATTTGGTTAGAGGGAATTACAATTGCATTCCTACACAATTCGAAAGGCAAGCAAATgctaaaatttgtaatataaaatgGCATaaaaagtggctattttgtggtacaaatatatgtggggttcaCTTTCAATTTGAATTTGGTCAAAGTGGATTAGGGTTCTTTGTAAGACAAAgaaaaatttgatatattatacgctcaaaatggataatgggtaaatgagaaattgatttttaaaatagaCCCATTTGTGTTAGAAACGAAGATGCAAAGACTTTGTAAAAAcacttgtcccacattggtttgagaagtgggtttgtaccactatatatacaagagccttttagaatatgtttaattgtatagcatagaggctctttCTTGCATGgcggttgattttttttttttttttaatggcgGTGGCAAACGATAGTTAAAGCAaccaaggaagaaaaaaaaattaaaaataaaaaaacattttcttggCCTAGCGTGTTCCAAACATGGAATATTGGAccattttctctctttctttttttttttttccttggttataaatataaaaacaaaaaaataaaaaacattttcttgGCCTAGCGTGTTCCAAACAtggaatattggaacattttctcccttcttcttttttttttttttccttggttATAAATAGTAAGACTTTCCCTTTACTGAACCACATTTCTGGGAAATTAGTGTTCTTTCCACTGTCTCTGTCCCTCTCAATCCCTATTATTCTacttttagagagagagagaagcagcAGCAAGTTCCAAAAgaaggaatttttattttttttttgcagagaATCATCGCCTTCAATTCCTCACTCCCAAAAACCCCATACCCgccaatccaagaacaagaaaACTGGAGGTCGTtatcatgttcattatattccTGATTATTGACCACAACACAATTTTTTCTGGGGGTTTTCGCCAGATCTATCTAAACTGAGAATTTTCCATCATAGGGTTTCTCCAAGCCACTGCATTTTTGTCTGCGATATTTAGCTAAAAACAATAGTTTATTAATTCAACTGTTTCTTCGTTTTCTTTCTGGGAAAAGATTTTGTTCGCGTGTTTTTATGTGCTGTTTGTCTGTATCTCTCTCGCTCTCCACGCTAATTTGCAGTTTGAGGAAATCAAGCTAACGTTGTAAAAACTGAAGAGGAAATTGGTTTAATTTTGGTTTGTGGATTGAGTAACACTCATGACTCGGAGgaagataaagataaagaagATCGACAACATTGCAGCCAGGCAGGTAACATTCTCTAAGAGGAGAAAAGGGCTTTTCAAGAAAGCTGAAGAGCTTGCCGTCCTTTGCGACGCCGAAGTCGCCCTCATCGTCTTCTCCGGCACCGGCAAGCTTTTCGATTTCGCTAGttccaggtatatatatatatatatatgctcactTCACTCTCCCCCGTTTATTTTCCGGCGCTAGCTGTTTCGCCGGAAATTAGATTCCCacactttattttaattttgtgtcgTATACACTGACAAGCTAAGTTGTATATCATTGTGTATGTCTCATATGTACTGAAAGATGATAGGTAGTGTTGAACAGAACAAATCACTACTCCAATCACTTTATTTCACCCAGTTCTGTCCAACACCTATCATCTTCCGGTACACATGAGACATCGTGATGACAACATATTTGGTTGGTGTTTGTGTTTCCTTcttagggttttctcatcagatCTAATGCTCCTACCCAGTTACCAATTTATGTTTGATTCCAACTTTCTtcttaataaattagttttcccAACTACCTGTTATTCTGGTCACTCATATGCATCCGGCCTCCACTGCAGACTTAATTGCACTACTAGATTCAGATTCTGCATAAACTCGAGAAAATCAATGGCCCAGATTTCATAGTACTATACCTAGTTACCTCCTTGTCATATCAGTCATCTATTATCTCacctttttttaatttgatggaTAGACAAGAAGGTTCATTATATATCCAGCTACTTCTCGATCTAgactatgtttatgtttatgatTCCACCCACAATCTCcctttaatttatgttttggtttagtttaattaatttacagTTCATAAGATGCAGTTTCTGGGCAATACTTAATTTGATGTTAACTCCAAACCTAGATAGTTGCTTTCAATCtgaattgaatataataatgcatgtatgttgttgttgtttttttttttttttgaagaggtatgttgttgttgttgtctatATGGATAATCTTTAATGGGCCCGTGCTTATAAACTgataatgaaattatatgttTGGAATATCTTTAATCAGTCTGTGCgaataaattttattgtgaAATTATAAGGTTATGGTTCTTTGATGTTTAACGGATTGGTATAAATTGATAGTGAAATTATGACTTTATGAAAGGAGTCTATTGGTATATGTGTGCAGAATGAAGCATATCCTTCAAAAATATGTATCTCATTCAAGTAACATCCACAATTACCCACGCCCTCTTCAATTTCTGCAGGTATCATTTACATACTGTGTACCATTTGCATTAATATATGATCATCATGACAGTATTAGTTAATTCATTAATGATTAATTAGCACAAGATTAAGGTTTTATGATGAAAATGTAttagaatataataaattaaagcaaacaTCTTTGTAATTTATACCGACATCTCATCTAATAATACATACTTTACTTGTACTCTATTTGATACCTAGGATGAATATCACTTCTTGAATTTCTATATACATACTcacattgtaaaaaaaataaaatgcaactGATATGATCATGACTCATGTCGGTACTTTTGGAAAGATTGCTGTCATCTTTCTTGCTTTATGTGAGACATAAAtttacatatactatatatgtgAGAGACATGATGAATTTCGCCTACATCAACTtgggtaaaaaataaaatgaaaaatatataattgttcaTGACTcatgttgatagttttgaaaagatatatatacattttgatCTTTCATATAGCTTGCTTCATGTTATTACTTATACTCTATGTGAGGTATATGATAAATATTACTTCttgaaactatatatatacacacatcaaCTTGgattaaaataagaataaaaatttacaacCGCACCGTGCATGACTCATGCGACGGGGTAGTTccataaatatatatctaaCACGTTGTAACTGTTCATGAATCATGCATGACTTGTGCGGATAATATTGAAAAGATATATATCTTaatctttctttcttcacaTGAGACATAATTTTACGTATACTCTATGTATTTTACGTATACTCTATGTGAGACATATGATGAATATTACTTCTTAAAtttatgtacacacacacacacacacacacatatatatatatatatatatatatatatatatatatatatatatatatttacaataacCTTTCATAAGTGATACATGTAATTTATTTGAAAAGATATATatcttgatttttcttttttcatgtGATTTATCTCATTTAAGTAACATCAAGAAGTATCCACCTCTTGAATTTCTGCAGGTATCATCTACTGTGTGCCATTTGCAGTAATATATGATCATCATAACAGTATTAGCTAATCCATTAACAAATAATTAGGACAAGATTAAGCTTATATGATgaaaatgtattaaaatataataaagcaaacatctttgtaaattgtaatttgtagtaacttttaataatatacatacTTGTATTTTATTTGAGACATATGATGAGTACCActtcttaaatttaatttgtatacacacacacaaaatctttaaaacattacaattaatatatatgatcATCACTCATGCAAGGAATTTTGCAATGATATATATCTTGATCTTTCTTTCTTCATGTAAGACAATTTGATCTACCTATACTCTATACGTGAGACATGTGATATTGATGAAtatcactttatatatatatatatatatatatatataatatcacacacaaaattttgggtaaaaaaaaaaaaaaaaaaaaccattcatTACTCATCATGTGATGGGACATAATTttactaagggtgcgtttggttcgcacatgggaatcagaatcggaatgggtatcaaatacttggtaagggtaatgggttttggttaaagtatttagcatgtttggtaattgggtggaatgagaatgattattaatagtttgggaagaaatgatgaagggagatgaaacccttatttaataagggtatgggttttgccattaatggggtattccaaacccatagtagcattcacaaaacctatcaaccaaacactaacaatcactttgatacccataccttatgtctaaaccccccaaccaaacacaccctaatactCATTGGGAGGCATATGATGAATATCACTTCTTGAATCTATATATGCACATcaatttggattaaaaaaaattaaaaaattacaactatttATGATTCATGCTAATACTTTCAAAAAGATATATCttgatcttcctttcttcatttAATATTGAGACATAAAGTTACTTATACTCTATGTGAGGCATATAACGAATGAATATCACTTCTtgaatctatatatacatatcaacttgggtaaaaataaaaacaaaaatttgcaACCGTTCATAACTCATACCAATACTTTTAAAAAGAAACATATTGCTtgttcaaaaaagaaaaaaaaaaaaggaaaaaaaaaaaagaagaagaagaagaaagaaagtagCATATTGCATCTTGATCTTTCTTTCTTCATGTAATGAGAAGTAATATTACTTATACTCTATGTGAGACGTATGATGatatcacttcttttttttttttgaatctatatatatacatatcaacttggataaaaataaataataatacaaatttacaatCGTTCATGACTCTTCTAATACTTTTGAAAAGATATATCTTGATCTTTCTTCATGTTATGAGACATAATTTTACTTATACTCTATGAGAGATATAAGATGATATCactttttgaatctatatatacatatcaacttgtatttaaaaaaaataaaataaaaatttactataCAACCGTTCATAACCCATGCGTAGTTTTGGAAAGATATATATCTTGATCTTTCTTTATTCCTATgatgagattttttttattttttattttttattttactttatatgagACATATGGTGAGTATCACTACTTGgatctatatatactaaacatTTCAACATgggtaaaaaaatataaagaaaaatttgTAACAGTTCATTACTTGTGGTAAAGCAGATTACTTATAGTCTATGTGAGGCATATGATGAATATATCACTTCTtgaatctatatatacatatcaacttgggtaaaaaaaaaataaaaaaaaaaattgtaaccgTTCATGACTTATgttaatacttttgaaaaaatatatatcttgattttttttttttgaaagcaaacatATATCTTGATATTTCTTTCTTCATGCATGTAAGACATGATTTTACTTATACTCTATGCTAGACATTTCTAATACTCTATGATATTTCTAATacttttagaaaattaaatataatcttGACCTTTCTTTCTTCACGTGGGACAAAATTTTACTTATACTCTGTGCAAGACATATGTTAAATTTCAccttttgaatctatatatatatatatatatatatatatatatatatatatatatatatttacacatatACATTggtatttaaaataataaaaaaatacaaattttcatGACTCATGCTggtaattttagaaagataaataTCTTGAtctttcttttgaatatatatatatagagagagaatcctaatcatatgagaactatgcccCAAATGAGAACGTGAGGataaatccaaaccattgatctgcaagatctgacggatgagaaatcaagtaaaaaatgagcggggtcattttcataaatattacaaacttttatatatatatatatatatatatatatataNtatatatatatatatatatatatatatatatatatatatatatatatatatatatatatatatatatatatatatatatatatatatatatattgatcattCTTTCTTGAgataatataaatttacttaTACTCTATGTGAGATATATAATGGATATTGCTTcttgaatttatatatacacataaatttcggtgaaattaaaaatacaaatttacaataaatTGAGCATGAATGTGAAAGCTTGATATATAGAATAATTTTTGATAGATGTGTATCCAATTCCATGTATGAGAATATGAGATTACTTAGCTTATTACCATCAAGTGTCTGTTAACTTAACCTAAAATTATTCTCTCTTTTAGCAAGAGAATAGCCTTCAAGTGAGATTAAACAAGGAGATTTCTGACAAAACTCGTGAGCTTAGGTAACAAGTGGaaaatttcatcttttttttcttttactgattttttttttggtaaaaaaactTTTACAGTATCCAAGCAAGTAGGTAGAAATGGTAATGTACTAATAAAAAGCTGCATAAAACAGGCAGATCAGTGGTGAAGACCTTGAAGGATTAAGCTTAGAGGAACTAGAAGAACTGGAGCAAAAGCTTGAAGTTGGATTAAACCGAGTGTCTGAGACCAAGGTACCttgaatcatcatcatctcatCTCTATCTTTGCTTTCCCTCAATcccttttgattttgaatttagtaattcttcaattttttggTTCCAGGATGATCAGTTGAGGAATGAGATTGCTACCCTTCAATACAAGGTACATATAGTCTGCACAGTAAAATCAATACATAGTGCCAAGTTAGGGCTTAATTAATCATCTTCTATTTCTGATCTAActgttcctggtttgtctttGCAGGGTGCTGAGCTCATGGAAGAAAATAATCGGTTGAAACAACAAGTAATCTCTTCTCTCTAACAATttgtgcttcttttttttttttttttttttatgacaagGAAAACTCAAAACCACTATGGTGTGACTGAGTAAATATACCTACTTAGCTTGTAACCGTAATCAATAAAGGTCTAGAGAAAGGTAAACCAGATCAAATCAAAAAGAAAGACCAATAAATTGCTCGCACCGAGAATTGGAACATTTGTGGTTACTGAGTCAATAATCAGACCAACTTGTGCTCTTATGGGGTACACTTAATGTAACTTCTGGTAATCAACCTAGCTAGCAGCTAAAGGAGATTATTGTTGTCACAAAACACAGGTTGCAAATGACAGACAAAACGGGCGGAATGTTGGTGACATGGATCGCATGATCCTAGAAGAGGGTCAGACATCTGATCAGTCCATCACCAATAATAGCACCACCCAGCAGCCGCCTCTACAGGCTGCAAACTGCTCAGATACATTGCTGAAACTCGGGTGAGCTTT
Coding sequences within it:
- the LOC115999388 gene encoding MADS-box protein JOINTLESS-like, with the protein product MTRRKIKIKKIDNIAARQVTFSKRRKGLFKKAEELAVLCDAEVALIVFSGTGKLFDFASSRMKHILQKYVSHSSNIHNYPRPLQFLQQENSLQVRLNKEISDKTRELRQISGEDLEGLSLEELEELEQKLEVGLNRVSETKDDQLRNEIATLQYKGAELMEENNRLKQQVANDRQNGRNVGDMDRMILEEGQTSDQSITNNSTTQQPPLQAANCSDTLLKLGLPFH
- the LOC116000507 gene encoding glycine-rich RNA-binding protein-like, which gives rise to MACADVEFRCFVGGLAWATTERTLDETFGQHGEILESKIINDRETGRSRGFGFVTFKYEHSMRDAIEAMNGQSLDGRNITINEAQSRGSGGGGGYFRGGRCEGGGGGGYGRREGGYGGGYGGGRARGYGCGDRSYGGGDRGYGGNDRDYGGGYSRGGGASDGSWRN